A genomic segment from Barrientosiimonas humi encodes:
- a CDS encoding Rieske (2Fe-2S) protein, giving the protein MSRTRSAGVDVGVSSDVPELGRLVVDVDDRTIGIFRVEGRLYAYDNVCPHQGGPVCQGRIMPKVRERIEDHLAKGMEYDRSEMHLVCPWHGAEFVITTGQHASTAAVALSPVEVTEEGGHIRVHV; this is encoded by the coding sequence ATGAGCAGGACACGGAGTGCCGGCGTCGACGTCGGCGTCTCGTCCGACGTCCCGGAGCTGGGCCGCCTGGTCGTCGACGTCGACGACCGCACCATCGGCATCTTCCGGGTCGAGGGCCGGCTGTACGCCTACGACAACGTCTGCCCGCACCAGGGAGGGCCGGTCTGCCAGGGCCGGATCATGCCCAAGGTGCGCGAGCGCATCGAGGACCACCTCGCCAAGGGCATGGAGTACGACCGCAGCGAGATGCATCTCGTCTGCCCCTGGCACGGGGCGGAGTTCGTCATCACCACGGGTCAGCACGCCTCGACCGCCGCCGTGGCGCTGAGCCCGGTCGAGGTCACCGAGGAAGGAGGGCACATCCGTGTCCACGTCTGA
- a CDS encoding FKBP-type peptidyl-prolyl cis-trans isomerase: MPFDPSTTKPEIDFPGDTPPTELVIEDITEGDGPEAAPGDTVKAHYVGVAWSTGEEFDASWNRGAPLDFQVGVGQVIQGWDEGIVGMKVGGRRKLIIPPELGYGDRGAGGASKPGETLIFVVDLVATNKPGAGRAFGLG; encoded by the coding sequence ATGCCGTTCGACCCCAGCACCACCAAGCCCGAGATCGACTTCCCCGGCGACACCCCGCCGACCGAGCTGGTCATCGAGGACATCACCGAGGGCGACGGCCCCGAGGCGGCCCCCGGCGACACCGTCAAGGCGCACTACGTCGGTGTCGCCTGGTCGACCGGCGAGGAGTTCGACGCCTCCTGGAACCGCGGCGCGCCGCTGGACTTCCAGGTCGGCGTCGGCCAGGTCATCCAGGGCTGGGACGAGGGCATCGTCGGCATGAAGGTCGGCGGCCGGCGCAAGCTGATCATCCCGCCGGAGCTCGGCTACGGCGACCGCGGCGCCGGCGGGGCGAGCAAGCCCGGCGAGACGCTGATCTTCGTCGTGGACCTGGTCGCCACCAACAAGCCCGGCGCCGGCCGCGCGTTCGGGCTCGGCTGA
- a CDS encoding AraC family transcriptional regulator, which produces MVETRGGRDDLGIAVVRLGRDLGEPVAQVLPERLATHELILVLEGAGSVEVDRTEHACGPGTVLLVRPGQVQRVATVSDGRPEWREAIAVRFAGSFPRSVSISLPDVADEAFGARRWNLTGRELETVGAGFACLAEEYARVGDDASGTSVELLRLTLTSVLLRLTRVRSEETGAGSLSPGYHAFRRELERSYATVHTTKAYADRLGFSPRALNEVCRAAAGHTAKELIDARIVLEAQRLLADTDLPVAAIGRRLGYDEATNFGKFFLRCTGTTPGEFRRRLAPR; this is translated from the coding sequence ATGGTAGAAACGCGCGGCGGCCGGGACGACCTGGGGATCGCCGTGGTCCGGCTGGGGCGCGACCTGGGGGAGCCGGTGGCGCAGGTGCTGCCCGAGCGGCTCGCGACGCACGAGCTGATCCTGGTGCTCGAGGGCGCCGGCTCGGTGGAGGTCGACCGCACCGAGCACGCCTGCGGCCCGGGCACGGTGCTGCTCGTGCGTCCGGGGCAGGTGCAGCGGGTGGCCACGGTGTCGGACGGCCGGCCGGAGTGGCGCGAGGCGATCGCCGTGCGGTTCGCCGGCAGCTTCCCGCGCAGCGTGTCGATCAGCCTGCCGGACGTCGCCGACGAGGCCTTCGGTGCCCGTCGGTGGAACCTGACCGGGCGCGAGCTGGAGACGGTCGGCGCCGGCTTCGCCTGCCTGGCCGAGGAGTACGCCCGGGTCGGCGACGACGCGAGCGGCACCTCGGTCGAGCTGCTCCGGCTGACCCTCACCTCGGTGCTGCTGCGGCTCACCCGGGTGCGCAGCGAGGAGACCGGCGCGGGCTCGCTCTCCCCGGGCTACCACGCCTTCCGGCGCGAGCTGGAGCGGTCGTACGCCACCGTGCACACCACGAAGGCCTACGCCGACCGGCTGGGCTTCTCGCCCCGCGCGCTCAACGAGGTCTGCCGCGCCGCCGCGGGCCACACCGCCAAGGAGCTGATCGACGCGCGCATCGTGCTGGAGGCGCAGCGGCTGCTGGCCGACACCGACCTGCCGGTCGCCGCGATCGGGCGGCGGCTCGGCTACGATGAGGCCACCAACTTCGGGAAGTTCTTCCTGCGCTGCACCGGCACGACACCGGGGGAGTTCCGGCGCCGGCTGGCGCCACGCTGA
- a CDS encoding DUF3866 family protein: MIRWREGVVEQELSRSAGTVEHLVRVGEQQVRALTYLDEVGEPAVGDRVLLNVAALERGLGTGGFALVVALPDALPEDPPPSPGHVVKARYTPTQTMVLGADEQESPHHELLREADDLGGLPVVVADLHSALPAVVAGLREAAGGEPRVAYVMSDGGALPIAFSRTVAGLRDAGWLAGSVTVGQAYGGDLEAVTVHSGLLAARAVLGADVVVLTQGPGNLGTGTRWGFSGVAAGEALNATHVLGGRGVAALRVSQADPRERHQGVSHHSTTAYARVARVPADLPVPGLAGPLGATVSDQADAMVALSDDRLRRVDVPVEGLRRALEASPVPLRTMGRDLDADEAAFLAAAAAGRHAASLL; this comes from the coding sequence GTGATCAGGTGGCGCGAGGGCGTGGTCGAGCAGGAGCTGTCCCGGTCGGCCGGCACCGTGGAGCACCTGGTGCGGGTCGGCGAGCAGCAGGTGCGCGCGCTGACCTATCTCGACGAGGTCGGCGAGCCCGCGGTCGGCGACCGGGTGCTGCTCAACGTCGCCGCCCTCGAGCGCGGGCTCGGCACCGGCGGTTTCGCGCTGGTGGTGGCGCTGCCCGACGCGCTGCCCGAGGACCCGCCGCCCTCGCCCGGCCACGTGGTCAAGGCGCGCTACACCCCCACCCAGACGATGGTCCTCGGCGCCGACGAGCAGGAGTCGCCGCACCACGAGCTGCTGCGCGAGGCCGACGACCTGGGCGGGCTCCCGGTCGTGGTCGCCGACCTGCACTCGGCGCTGCCGGCGGTCGTCGCCGGCCTGCGCGAGGCGGCGGGCGGCGAGCCGCGGGTCGCCTACGTCATGAGCGACGGCGGCGCGCTGCCGATCGCCTTCTCCCGCACGGTCGCCGGCCTGCGCGACGCGGGGTGGCTGGCCGGCTCGGTGACGGTGGGGCAGGCGTACGGCGGGGACCTGGAGGCGGTCACCGTGCACTCCGGGCTGCTCGCGGCCCGGGCGGTGCTCGGGGCCGACGTCGTCGTGCTGACCCAGGGCCCGGGCAACCTCGGCACCGGCACCCGATGGGGCTTCTCCGGCGTGGCCGCGGGCGAGGCACTGAACGCCACCCACGTGCTCGGCGGCCGCGGCGTCGCCGCGCTGCGCGTGTCGCAGGCCGACCCGCGCGAGCGTCACCAGGGCGTCTCGCACCACTCGACCACGGCGTACGCCCGTGTCGCCCGGGTGCCCGCCGACCTCCCGGTGCCGGGGCTGGCCGGGCCGCTCGGCGCGACCGTCTCCGATCAGGCCGACGCGATGGTCGCGCTCAGCGACGACCGGCTGCGCCGGGTCGACGTGCCGGTCGAGGGGCTGCGCCGGGCGCTCGAGGCCTCACCGGTGCCGCTGCGCACGATGGGCCGCGACCTGGACGCCGACGAGGCGGCGTTCCTCGCCGCCGCCGCCGCCGGCCGCCACGCAGCGAGCTTGCTCTAG
- a CDS encoding ABC transporter ATP-binding protein has product MSQSTRDEVERDADDRATDADEATAPPDRIERWRGRLDEPSDDVAGDEAAPRRSEAKRLLVDLLRPYRRVLALLMVVVVLENAARLSVPKLVQLGIDNGVPPLQRSDDAGPLLTVVGVLVGAVVVQAVTRVIFLRQSGRIGQEILLEVRRRLFKHFQRLDIGFHDRYTSGRVVSRSTSDVEAIQEMTDSGFDGLITAVLTMVGTAVLLLTLDWQLGLVCLLGFPVLILLVRWFSRESTRTYRTVRETAALVIVHFVETMTGVRAVQAYRRERRNQDIFEDVATRYQLANERVFRLFAIFMPSIKLVGNITTGIVILYGGWRVFHGEMTIGVLTAFLLYLRMFFEPMQEVSQFYNTFQSATSALEKIAGVLAQEPAVRDPEQPREIAGVRGAVRFEGAEFGYVEDRPVLPHLDLDIPAGQTIALVGATGAGKTTIAKLMARFYDPTAGRVTLDGVDLRDLSQATLRQHVVMVTQENVMFEGTVADNIRFGRPDASDEQVRAAARAVGADTFVEALPQGYDTDVAKRGGRLSAGQRQLVAFARAFLADPAVLILDEATSSLDVPSERLVQRALETVLADRTALIIAHRLSTVEVADRVLVLDRGRVVEDGSPQELVGQSGGRYAALHDAWTESLA; this is encoded by the coding sequence ATGAGCCAGAGCACCCGCGACGAGGTCGAGCGCGACGCCGACGACCGGGCCACCGACGCCGACGAGGCGACCGCCCCGCCCGACCGCATCGAGCGCTGGCGCGGCCGGCTCGACGAGCCGAGCGACGACGTCGCCGGCGACGAGGCGGCCCCGCGGCGCAGCGAGGCCAAGCGCCTGCTCGTCGACCTGCTGCGCCCCTACCGCAGGGTGCTCGCCCTGCTGATGGTGGTCGTCGTCCTCGAGAACGCCGCCCGGCTCTCGGTGCCCAAGCTGGTGCAGCTCGGCATCGACAACGGCGTGCCGCCGCTGCAGCGCAGCGACGACGCGGGCCCGCTGCTCACCGTCGTCGGCGTGCTGGTCGGGGCCGTCGTGGTCCAGGCCGTCACCCGGGTGATCTTCCTGCGCCAGTCCGGCCGCATCGGCCAGGAGATCCTGCTCGAGGTGCGCCGCCGGCTGTTCAAGCACTTCCAGCGCCTCGACATCGGCTTCCATGACCGCTACACCTCCGGCCGGGTCGTGAGCCGGTCGACCAGCGACGTCGAGGCCATCCAGGAGATGACCGACAGCGGGTTCGACGGGCTGATCACCGCGGTGCTCACCATGGTCGGCACCGCCGTGCTGCTGCTCACCCTCGACTGGCAGCTGGGTCTGGTCTGCCTGCTGGGCTTCCCGGTGCTGATCCTGCTCGTGCGCTGGTTCAGCCGCGAGTCGACCCGCACCTACCGCACGGTCCGCGAGACCGCCGCGCTGGTGATCGTGCACTTCGTCGAGACGATGACCGGCGTGCGGGCCGTCCAGGCCTACCGCCGCGAGCGGCGCAACCAGGACATCTTCGAAGACGTCGCCACCCGCTACCAGCTCGCCAACGAGCGGGTGTTCCGGCTGTTCGCCATCTTCATGCCCTCGATCAAGCTCGTCGGCAACATCACCACCGGCATCGTGATCCTCTACGGCGGCTGGCGGGTCTTCCACGGCGAGATGACCATCGGCGTGCTCACCGCGTTCCTGCTCTACCTGCGGATGTTCTTCGAGCCGATGCAGGAGGTGAGCCAGTTCTACAACACGTTCCAGTCGGCCACCTCCGCGCTGGAGAAGATCGCCGGCGTGCTGGCCCAGGAGCCGGCCGTGCGTGACCCCGAGCAGCCGCGCGAGATCGCCGGCGTGCGGGGCGCCGTGCGGTTCGAGGGCGCCGAGTTCGGCTATGTCGAGGACCGCCCCGTGCTGCCGCACCTCGACCTCGACATCCCGGCCGGTCAGACGATCGCGCTGGTGGGGGCGACCGGCGCCGGCAAGACCACGATCGCCAAGCTCATGGCCCGGTTCTACGACCCCACCGCCGGCCGGGTCACCCTCGACGGCGTCGACCTGCGCGACCTGTCCCAGGCGACCCTGCGCCAGCACGTCGTGATGGTGACCCAGGAGAACGTCATGTTCGAGGGCACCGTCGCCGACAACATCCGGTTCGGCCGGCCCGACGCGAGCGACGAGCAGGTGCGCGCCGCGGCCCGGGCCGTCGGCGCCGACACCTTCGTCGAGGCGCTGCCGCAGGGGTACGACACCGACGTCGCCAAGCGCGGCGGGCGGCTGTCGGCGGGTCAGCGCCAGCTGGTGGCGTTCGCCCGCGCGTTCCTCGCCGACCCCGCCGTGCTGATCCTCGACGAGGCGACCTCCAGTCTCGACGTGCCGAGCGAGCGGCTGGTGCAGCGGGCCCTGGAGACCGTGCTGGCCGACCGCACGGCGCTGATCATCGCCCACCGGCTGTCCACCGTCGAGGTCGCCGACCGGGTGCTCGTGCTCGACCGCGGCCGGGTCGTCGAGGACGGCTCGCCGCAGGAGCTCGTCGGGCAGTCCGGCGGCCGCTACGCCGCGCTGCACGACGCCTGGACGGAGTCGCTCGCGTAG
- a CDS encoding NAD-dependent epimerase/dehydratase family protein, giving the protein MRLLVLGGTAWVGGQVAAEALRRGHEVVCLARGESGQVPEGATLVRGDRDAVEGYAGLTGAFDAVVDVARDPQHVRTATEALSSRAGHWVFVSTSSVYADERTPGADESAQLRPALSPDERWTEERYAEGKVAAEQHLLATLGADRVLVARAGLIAGPGDVSGRTGYWPLRFAHPATDDGSVLVPDSPDLVTQQLDVRDLAAWLVEAAERQVSGVVDAVGEQVRLPDYLSLVREVTGHQGPVVARSPEWLAEHEVAPWMGPRSLPLWLPLPDYAGFTARRGDRAPALGLRRRPLAETVADVLAWELRHGPGRPRRAGLTAHEERGLLEA; this is encoded by the coding sequence ATGCGACTTCTGGTGCTGGGCGGCACGGCGTGGGTGGGCGGTCAGGTGGCGGCCGAGGCGCTACGCCGCGGGCACGAGGTGGTGTGCCTGGCGCGCGGCGAGTCGGGTCAGGTGCCCGAGGGCGCCACGCTGGTGCGCGGCGACCGCGACGCGGTCGAGGGGTACGCCGGCCTCACCGGCGCGTTCGACGCCGTCGTCGACGTCGCGCGCGACCCGCAGCACGTGCGCACCGCGACCGAGGCGCTCTCCTCGCGGGCGGGCCACTGGGTCTTCGTCTCGACCAGCAGCGTCTACGCCGACGAGCGCACCCCCGGCGCCGACGAGTCGGCGCAGCTGCGCCCGGCCCTGTCGCCCGACGAGCGGTGGACCGAGGAGCGCTACGCCGAGGGCAAGGTGGCCGCCGAGCAGCACCTGCTCGCGACGCTGGGCGCGGACCGGGTGCTCGTCGCGCGCGCCGGTCTCATCGCCGGACCGGGTGACGTCAGTGGCCGAACGGGCTACTGGCCGTTGCGTTTTGCCCATCCGGCCACCGACGACGGTTCGGTGCTGGTTCCCGACTCCCCCGACCTGGTGACCCAGCAGCTCGACGTGCGCGACCTGGCGGCCTGGCTCGTCGAGGCGGCCGAGCGGCAGGTCAGCGGGGTGGTCGACGCGGTCGGCGAGCAGGTGCGCCTCCCCGACTACCTGAGCCTGGTGCGCGAGGTCACCGGCCACCAGGGACCGGTGGTGGCGCGCTCCCCCGAGTGGCTCGCCGAGCACGAGGTGGCCCCGTGGATGGGGCCGCGGTCGCTGCCGCTGTGGCTGCCGCTGCCCGACTACGCCGGGTTCACCGCCCGGCGCGGCGACCGGGCACCCGCGCTGGGCCTGCGCCGCCGGCCGCTCGCCGAGACCGTGGCCGACGTGCTCGCCTGGGAGCTGCGGCACGGCCCGGGCCGTCCGCGCCGCGCGGGTCTGACCGCCCACGAGGAGCGCGGCCTCCTGGAGGCCTGA
- a CDS encoding helix-turn-helix transcriptional regulator, which produces MAAATSPAHKTERLLNLVICLLYTRQPLAKQQIRAAVPQYAEVASDESFDRMFERDKDELRDLGIPLRTEAVDAFFDDETGYRIDQREYALPEITFEADELTVLGLAARTWQQASLGGPAAQAMRKLRAQDVTRDEASVLALEPRVRTTEAAFEPMKNAALRHQVVTFDYRKGRGAPEGRRLQPWAVTSWHGHWYATGFDLDRDAPRVFRLSRVVGAVRTQGKPGAYAVPDDHDAVAMIAATGDAGATTRARLQVRAGAGNTLRRSATDVRRVDDDWDELTVERTDLGALVAEVCGFGPAVLALEPPELVEQVGARLDALVAAHGGAS; this is translated from the coding sequence ATGGCTGCGGCAACCTCACCAGCGCACAAGACCGAGCGACTGCTCAACCTGGTCATCTGCCTGCTCTACACGCGCCAACCGCTCGCCAAGCAGCAGATCCGCGCCGCCGTGCCGCAGTATGCCGAGGTCGCCTCCGACGAGTCGTTCGACCGGATGTTCGAGCGCGACAAGGACGAGCTGCGCGACCTGGGGATCCCGCTGCGCACCGAGGCGGTCGACGCGTTCTTCGACGACGAGACCGGCTATCGCATCGACCAGCGCGAGTACGCCCTTCCCGAGATCACCTTCGAGGCCGACGAGCTCACGGTGCTGGGCCTCGCCGCGCGCACCTGGCAGCAGGCGAGCCTCGGCGGCCCCGCCGCGCAGGCGATGCGCAAGCTGCGCGCGCAGGACGTCACCCGCGACGAGGCGTCGGTGCTCGCCCTCGAGCCGCGGGTGCGCACGACCGAGGCGGCGTTCGAGCCGATGAAGAACGCCGCGCTGCGCCACCAGGTCGTGACCTTCGACTACCGCAAGGGGCGCGGCGCGCCGGAGGGGCGGCGGCTGCAGCCGTGGGCGGTCACCAGCTGGCACGGCCACTGGTACGCCACCGGGTTCGACCTCGACCGCGACGCCCCCCGGGTGTTCCGGCTGAGCCGGGTGGTCGGTGCCGTGCGCACGCAGGGCAAGCCCGGCGCGTACGCCGTGCCCGACGACCACGACGCCGTCGCCATGATCGCCGCCACCGGCGACGCCGGGGCCACCACCCGGGCGCGGCTGCAGGTGCGCGCCGGCGCCGGCAACACGCTGCGCCGCAGCGCGACGGACGTCCGCCGGGTCGACGACGACTGGGACGAGCTCACCGTGGAGCGCACCGACCTCGGGGCCCTGGTGGCCGAGGTGTGCGGCTTCGGGCCCGCGGTGCTGGCGCTGGAGCCGCCGGAGCTGGTCGAGCAGGTGGGAGCCCGGCTCGACGCGCTCGTCGCCGCGCACGGAGGGGCGAGCTGA
- the pafA gene encoding Pup--protein ligase — protein sequence MERRIFGIENEYGVTCTFHGQRRLTPDEVARYLFRKVVSWGRSSNVFLGNGARLYLDVGSHPEYATAECDDVHQLVVHDKAGERIIEGLVEDAQARLVDEGIEGQIYVFKNNTDSAGNSYGCHENFLISRKGEFQTVSDVLIPFLVSRQITCGSGKIAMLGQTPTYCVSQRADHIWEGVSSATTRSRPIINTRDEPHADAERYRRLHVIVGDSNMSETTTLLKVGSAHLVLRMIEDGVVMRDLTLENPIRAIREMSHDITGRTPVRLANGRELSALQLQTEYFTKAREYVDREGVTDSVTKQVMDLWERTLTAIETDRLSLVDTEIDWVIKHKLLDSYSRKHGLSLGDPRMLQLDLAYHDINRRRGLFYLLQRRGQAARISTDLEVFEAKTFPPQTTRAKLRGDFIRAAQAKRRDFTVDWVHLKLNDQAQRTVLCKDPFQASDPRVQRLVDGM from the coding sequence ATGGAACGGCGGATCTTCGGCATCGAGAACGAGTACGGCGTCACGTGCACGTTCCACGGGCAGCGCAGGCTGACGCCCGACGAGGTCGCCCGCTACCTCTTCCGCAAGGTCGTCAGCTGGGGCCGCTCCAGCAACGTGTTCCTCGGCAACGGCGCCCGGCTCTACCTCGACGTCGGCAGCCACCCGGAGTACGCCACGGCCGAGTGCGACGACGTGCACCAGCTGGTGGTCCACGACAAGGCGGGGGAGCGGATCATCGAGGGCCTCGTCGAGGACGCCCAGGCGCGCCTCGTCGACGAGGGCATCGAGGGCCAGATCTACGTCTTCAAGAACAACACCGACTCCGCGGGCAACTCCTACGGCTGCCACGAGAACTTCCTGATCTCGCGCAAGGGGGAGTTCCAGACGGTGAGCGACGTGCTCATCCCGTTCCTGGTCAGCCGGCAGATCACCTGCGGCTCGGGCAAGATCGCCATGCTCGGCCAGACACCGACGTACTGCGTGAGCCAGCGGGCCGACCACATCTGGGAGGGCGTCTCCAGCGCCACGACCCGCTCGCGGCCGATCATCAACACCCGCGACGAGCCGCACGCCGACGCCGAGCGCTATCGCCGGCTGCACGTCATCGTCGGCGACTCGAACATGAGCGAGACCACGACGCTGCTCAAGGTCGGCTCGGCCCACCTGGTGCTGCGGATGATCGAGGACGGCGTCGTGATGCGCGACCTCACCCTGGAGAACCCGATCCGGGCGATCCGCGAGATGAGCCACGACATCACCGGTCGCACGCCGGTGCGCCTCGCCAACGGCCGTGAGCTGTCGGCGCTGCAGCTGCAGACCGAGTACTTCACCAAGGCGCGGGAGTACGTCGACCGCGAGGGGGTGACCGACAGCGTCACCAAGCAGGTGATGGACCTGTGGGAGCGCACCCTCACCGCCATCGAGACCGACCGGCTGAGCCTGGTCGACACCGAGATCGACTGGGTGATCAAGCACAAGCTGCTCGACTCCTACTCCCGCAAGCACGGGCTCTCGCTCGGCGACCCGCGCATGCTGCAGCTCGACCTCGCCTACCACGACATCAACCGGCGGCGCGGGCTGTTCTACCTGCTGCAGCGCCGCGGCCAGGCCGCCCGGATCAGCACCGACCTGGAGGTCTTCGAGGCCAAGACCTTCCCGCCGCAGACCACCCGGGCCAAGCTGCGCGGCGACTTCATCCGCGCGGCGCAGGCCAAGCGGCGCGACTTCACCGTCGACTGGGTGCACCTGAAGCTCAACGACCAGGCCCAGCGCACGGTGCTGTGCAAGGACCCGTTCCAGGCGTCCGACCCGAGGGTGCAGCGGCTCGTCGACGGCATGTAG
- a CDS encoding FKBP-type peptidyl-prolyl cis-trans isomerase, which translates to MRSTRLRLVAAAVVPLALLTACGDDATDAASSSSPTTAASPLTVAPDKVTPITAAAVSQSNPAKPTMKLSTTPFQVNATTTKVTKQGTGKTVGAKDIAYVSYVAVNGTSGKTIESTFGKPNAAFNLGNPGTFPGLVKALKGKKVGTEMVVAVPPSEGFGAQGNKQVGITSKDTMVFFVKVNDSMPLLTEIKGKEKQPSDENLPRATVPAGAGKEAKITEPKTKERPTKTVSEELITGEGPKVVEGQTVLVSYTGKIWGGKVFDSTAKQGGQPATFALQTGSAGGQQGVVPGFVKGLAGHPVGSRVLVVMPPADGYGKTGNPQAGIKGTDTLIFVVDILAAI; encoded by the coding sequence GTGCGTTCCACCCGACTGCGGCTGGTTGCCGCTGCCGTTGTTCCGCTCGCGCTCCTGACGGCCTGTGGCGACGACGCCACCGACGCCGCGTCCTCGAGCAGCCCGACCACGGCGGCCTCGCCGCTCACGGTCGCGCCCGACAAGGTCACGCCGATCACGGCGGCCGCGGTCTCCCAGAGCAACCCGGCCAAGCCGACCATGAAGCTGTCCACGACGCCGTTCCAGGTCAACGCGACCACGACGAAGGTGACCAAGCAGGGCACCGGCAAGACCGTCGGCGCCAAGGACATCGCGTACGTCTCCTACGTCGCCGTCAACGGCACGTCCGGCAAGACGATCGAGTCGACCTTCGGCAAGCCGAACGCCGCGTTCAACCTCGGCAACCCCGGCACCTTCCCCGGCCTGGTCAAGGCGCTCAAGGGCAAGAAGGTCGGCACCGAGATGGTCGTCGCGGTGCCGCCGTCCGAGGGCTTCGGCGCCCAGGGCAACAAGCAGGTCGGCATCACGAGCAAGGACACGATGGTGTTCTTCGTGAAGGTCAACGACTCGATGCCGCTGCTCACCGAGATCAAGGGCAAGGAGAAGCAGCCCAGCGACGAGAACCTGCCCAGGGCCACCGTCCCCGCCGGCGCGGGCAAGGAGGCCAAGATCACCGAGCCCAAGACCAAGGAGCGCCCCACCAAGACGGTCAGCGAGGAGCTGATCACCGGTGAGGGTCCCAAGGTCGTCGAGGGCCAGACCGTGCTGGTCTCCTACACCGGCAAGATCTGGGGCGGCAAGGTCTTCGACTCCACCGCCAAGCAGGGCGGGCAGCCGGCCACCTTCGCGCTGCAGACCGGCAGCGCCGGCGGCCAGCAGGGCGTCGTCCCCGGCTTCGTGAAGGGTCTGGCGGGCCACCCGGTCGGCAGCCGCGTGCTGGTCGTCATGCCCCCGGCCGACGGCTACGGCAAGACCGGCAACCCGCAGGCCGGCATCAAGGGCACCGACACGCTGATCTTCGTGGTCGACATCCTCGCCGCGATCTGA
- a CDS encoding amidohydrolase family protein, with amino-acid sequence MSTTADQPRVTRHPVQQLDFSSDTREILRNATRDIETFGLRDRLIVDIDSHHEEILEWDEVLGNLDDEVLRDYGRGIAESVSGAREFALTADMPGLRFQEVGGRIPHAPERREPVPEGEGQSYTVTERAIDALGIDYQVVFPQTMLGIGMHPSPRIATALIMAYNKWFTEKVLGRDPRIKTMLGLPITDPDAAIETIRLYHDHPGVLGFLITSQRFFSVHENAYMPVYAELEKHGMPLGFHAGPNWGDSWTKTMNRFTAVHAMSFVTCNMTHLSNWLFNGLPERFPGLDVIWIESGLAWIPFLMQRLDHEYLLRVSDAPLLEKFPSEYMREMYYTTQPLEVSHPQALRQTLDMMNAEQTLLYSSDWPHWDFDPPARIMTIDGLSETARDNILGRNAQRLFGTDKLPDPAHLAGA; translated from the coding sequence ATGAGCACGACGGCCGACCAGCCCCGGGTGACCCGGCACCCCGTGCAGCAGCTGGACTTCAGCAGCGACACCCGGGAGATCCTGCGCAACGCGACCAGGGACATCGAGACCTTCGGGCTGCGCGACCGGTTGATCGTCGACATCGACTCCCACCACGAGGAGATCCTCGAGTGGGACGAGGTGCTCGGCAACCTCGACGACGAGGTGCTGCGCGACTACGGCCGCGGGATCGCCGAGTCGGTGTCGGGTGCGCGCGAGTTCGCCCTGACCGCCGACATGCCGGGCCTGCGCTTCCAGGAGGTCGGCGGACGCATCCCGCACGCCCCCGAGCGGCGCGAGCCGGTGCCGGAGGGTGAGGGACAGTCCTACACCGTGACCGAGCGGGCGATCGACGCGCTCGGGATCGACTACCAGGTGGTCTTCCCGCAGACGATGCTCGGCATCGGGATGCACCCGAGCCCGCGCATCGCGACCGCGCTGATCATGGCGTACAACAAGTGGTTCACCGAGAAGGTGCTCGGCCGCGACCCGCGGATCAAGACGATGCTGGGCCTGCCGATCACCGACCCGGACGCGGCGATCGAGACGATCCGGCTCTACCACGACCACCCGGGCGTGCTGGGCTTCCTCATCACGAGCCAGCGCTTCTTCAGCGTCCACGAGAACGCCTACATGCCGGTCTACGCCGAGCTGGAGAAGCACGGCATGCCGCTGGGCTTCCACGCCGGTCCCAACTGGGGCGACTCCTGGACCAAGACGATGAACAGGTTCACCGCGGTGCACGCCATGTCGTTCGTGACGTGCAACATGACGCACCTGTCCAACTGGCTGTTCAACGGGCTGCCGGAGCGCTTCCCCGGCCTCGACGTCATCTGGATCGAGAGCGGCCTGGCGTGGATCCCGTTCCTCATGCAGCGGCTCGACCACGAGTACCTGCTGCGCGTCTCGGACGCTCCGCTGCTGGAGAAGTTCCCCAGCGAGTACATGCGCGAGATGTACTACACGACGCAGCCGCTGGAGGTGAGCCACCCGCAGGCGCTGCGCCAGACGCTCGACATGATGAACGCCGAGCAGACCTTGCTCTACTCCTCGGACTGGCCGCACTGGGACTTCGACCCGCCGGCCCGGATCATGACGATCGACGGGTTGTCGGAGACCGCGCGCGACAACATCCTCGGCCGCAACGCGCAGCGGCTCTTCGGCACCGACAAGCTGCCCGACCCGGCGCACCTCGCCGGAGCCTGA